A genomic window from Triticum urartu cultivar G1812 chromosome 7, Tu2.1, whole genome shotgun sequence includes:
- the LOC125520763 gene encoding RING-H2 finger protein ATL8-like has product MRAPASLLHGAALANTVTGEPSSSPVSMKAPEQQQTAPVMAVNSDMVLILASLLCALVCVLGLALVSRCTCRRRRSASYSDHAPPPPKGLKKKAIHALPTIPFAANGASPTPATCSSSECAICLAEFTEGEALRVLPRCGHGFHVACVDAWLRTCATCPSCRAPIVAMPAQPPATTTVVVVVAANNRCGRCGELAAPTGGGADTFLP; this is encoded by the coding sequence ATGCGCGCCCCGGCGAGCCTCCTGCACGGCGCCGCCCTCGCGAACACTGTCACGGGCGAGCCGTCGTCGTCACCGGTGAGCATGAAGGCCCCTGAGCAGCAGCAGACGGCGCCTGTGATGGCGGTGAACTCGGACATGGTGCTCATCCTAGCATCGTTGCTATGTGCGCTCGTCTGTGTCCTTGGACTCGCCCTCGTCTCCCGGTGCacatgccgccgccgccgctcggcCTCATACTCCGATCACGCCCCTCCTCCCCCAAAGGGCCTCAAGAAGAAGGCCATCCACGCGCTCCCCACCATCCCCTTCGCCGCCAACGGGGCTTCTCCGACGCCGGCGACATGCTCGTCGTCAGAGTGTGCGATCTGCCTGGCGGAGTTCACGGAGGGGGAGGCCCTGCGCGTGCTCCCACGGTGCGGCCACGGTTTCCATGTCGCATGCGTCGACGCCTGGCTCCGGACCTGTGCCACATGCCCCTCCTGTCGTGCCCCCATCGTTGCCATGCCCGCGCAGCCGCCAGCGACGACCACGGTGGTGGTCGTGGTGGCGGCAAACAACAGGTGCGGGAGGTGCGGCGAGTTAGCGGCGCCGACCGGTGGTGGCGCTGACACGTTTTTACCTTAG